A window of the Pseudomonas furukawaii genome harbors these coding sequences:
- a CDS encoding TonB-dependent siderophore receptor, with amino-acid sequence MFTRHTRHPLSIAVLGVTLALQAGAGFAQDRSKTEGALELGATAITDERLGETTEGTGSYTTGTTRSATRLALSPRETPQSISVITRQQMDDQNLTSLSDVLAKTPGVTVSGFDSSRATFSARGFEIDNFQIDGIPAAFRFGNGIDQADMVIYDRVEVLRGSNGLLSGFGSPSATVNLVRKRPTRELSGYASTSAGSWDTYRGEFDIGGALTSEGNVRGRFVSAYEDRQSFMDHLSEKKQVFYGILETDITDDLLLSAGLSRQTNRPEGSSWGDSTPVYDSNGDEFALPRSFNPGTRWSQWDNTTDNAFVTLEQRLANDWVVKGSIAHTRTDSPITLGSAGSGNPNPVDGSGMGIWLGKYRYEAVQNAYDLHASGPFQLMGREHELMAGVSHRDIDHDATNWPFLFGMADNIFNWNGNFPKPDWGNPIYRDETELKETAAYLASRLKPSDDLSIILGARVSDWQLDTTRNLFATGSRTRVQDAQESGVVVPYAGVVYDLDRTYSVYASYTRIFKPHESEKDASGALIEPEEGDAYELGLKGEFFDGRLNASAALFHVKQDNLADLVGTDPATNAGIYRAISGAETRGIEFEVAGELARNWQVQGGYTHRVTRDGDDDKVSTTEPEDLFRLSTAYRLPGRFDKLTLGGSASYQSRIWTDDITPRYTQGSYWLLDAMARYQLTEQVSLAVNGNNLTDEKYFSSIGNFGGAIYGDPRNYTLSARLDF; translated from the coding sequence GTGTTCACCCGCCACACCCGTCATCCACTGTCCATCGCGGTGCTGGGCGTGACCCTCGCCCTGCAGGCCGGGGCGGGGTTTGCGCAGGATCGATCGAAGACTGAGGGGGCGCTGGAACTGGGCGCCACGGCGATCACCGACGAGCGCCTGGGCGAAACCACCGAGGGCACGGGCTCCTACACCACGGGAACGACCCGGAGCGCCACCCGGCTGGCGCTGTCGCCTCGCGAGACCCCCCAATCGATCAGCGTCATCACGCGGCAGCAGATGGATGACCAGAACCTCACCAGCCTGTCGGACGTCCTGGCGAAGACACCGGGCGTGACGGTGAGCGGGTTCGACAGCAGCCGTGCGACCTTCTCGGCCCGTGGCTTCGAGATCGACAACTTCCAGATCGACGGCATTCCGGCCGCCTTCCGCTTCGGCAACGGCATCGACCAGGCGGACATGGTGATCTACGACCGCGTCGAGGTGCTGCGTGGTTCCAACGGCCTGCTCAGCGGCTTCGGCAGCCCCTCCGCCACCGTCAACCTGGTGCGCAAGCGTCCCACCAGGGAACTGTCCGGATACGCGTCCACCAGCGCCGGAAGCTGGGACACCTACCGGGGCGAGTTCGACATCGGCGGCGCCCTGACCTCCGAGGGCAATGTGCGCGGCCGCTTCGTTTCCGCCTACGAGGACCGCCAGTCCTTCATGGACCACCTGTCCGAGAAGAAGCAGGTGTTCTACGGCATCCTCGAGACCGATATCACCGACGACCTGCTGCTGAGCGCGGGCCTGAGCCGCCAGACCAATCGGCCGGAAGGCTCGTCCTGGGGCGATTCCACCCCGGTGTACGACAGCAACGGCGATGAGTTCGCCCTTCCACGCTCCTTCAACCCCGGCACCCGATGGAGCCAATGGGACAACACCACGGACAACGCCTTCGTGACCCTGGAACAGCGCCTGGCCAATGACTGGGTGGTGAAGGGTTCGATCGCTCACACCAGGACCGATTCGCCCATCACCCTGGGTTCCGCCGGCAGCGGCAACCCGAATCCGGTGGATGGCAGCGGCATGGGCATCTGGCTCGGCAAGTACCGCTACGAGGCGGTGCAGAACGCCTACGACCTCCATGCCAGCGGTCCCTTCCAGTTGATGGGGCGCGAGCATGAGTTGATGGCGGGGGTTTCCCATCGGGATATCGACCACGATGCGACCAACTGGCCTTTCCTGTTCGGCATGGCCGACAACATCTTCAACTGGAACGGCAACTTCCCCAAACCGGATTGGGGCAACCCGATCTACAGGGACGAAACCGAGTTGAAGGAAACGGCGGCTTACCTGGCGAGCCGCCTCAAGCCTTCCGACGACCTGTCGATCATCCTGGGCGCCCGGGTCTCCGACTGGCAGCTGGACACCACGCGCAACCTCTTCGCCACCGGCAGCCGCACCCGGGTGCAGGACGCCCAGGAGAGCGGCGTGGTGGTGCCCTATGCGGGCGTGGTCTACGACCTGGACCGGACCTACTCGGTCTATGCCAGCTACACCCGCATCTTCAAACCCCACGAATCCGAGAAGGATGCCAGCGGCGCCTTGATCGAGCCGGAAGAAGGGGATGCCTACGAACTCGGCCTGAAAGGCGAATTCTTCGATGGCCGCCTCAACGCCAGCGCCGCGCTGTTCCATGTCAAGCAGGACAACCTGGCGGACCTGGTCGGCACGGACCCGGCCACCAACGCAGGCATCTACCGCGCCATCAGCGGTGCGGAGACCAGGGGCATCGAGTTCGAGGTGGCCGGTGAGCTGGCCCGGAACTGGCAGGTGCAGGGTGGCTACACCCACCGCGTGACCCGCGACGGGGACGATGACAAGGTCTCCACCACCGAGCCGGAGGACCTGTTCCGCCTGTCCACCGCCTACCGCCTGCCGGGCCGCTTCGACAAGCTGACCCTTGGCGGTTCCGCCAGCTACCAGAGCAGGATCTGGACCGACGACATCACCCCGCGCTACACCCAGGGCAGCTACTGGCTGCTGGATGCCATGGCCAGGTACCAGCTCACCGAGCAGGTATCCCTGGCCGTCAACGGCAACAACCTGACCGACGAGAAGTACTTCAGCAGCATCGGCAACTTCGGCGGCGCCATCTACGGCGATCCGCGCAACTACACCCTCAGCGCCCGCCTCGATTTCTGA
- a CDS encoding substrate-binding domain-containing protein, producing the protein MPRATTASDKELWGQALSLLLLGFICYAFPWSVLAAEVAPSLRIQGSNTIGAKLGPALVRGMLEEEGIRGIRQVPGERENEVHIEGQDAQGRAVRIELAAHGSSTGFSALGDGSADLAASSRPIKDAEAQALSAFGDLRSPYSEQVIAIDGLAIILHPGNPLRALSTAQLAAVFAGEVSTWEELGSQGGAIRLYARDDQSGTYDTFKELVLARQGKSLAAGAQRFESSDRLSAAVSADPQGIGFVGLASIGQARALAIVDGESQPMAPSTDLIATEDYPLSRRLYLYMKPGEQNPWADALLRFAQSPPGQAIVERSGFIAQQVGAVRMAPRADMPEDYRTLATEAERLSVNFRFQEGSASLDNKALRDVQRLVDYLKQRGKLQRKVVLVGFGDAKADPQRAELLSRLRAMAVRRELAKGGVALKDVKGFGDVLPVAANSAEDGRNRNRRVEVWVY; encoded by the coding sequence ATGCCGCGCGCCACGACCGCCAGCGACAAGGAGCTCTGGGGCCAGGCCCTCAGCCTGCTGCTGCTCGGTTTCATCTGCTATGCCTTCCCCTGGTCGGTGCTTGCCGCCGAGGTGGCGCCCTCGCTGCGCATCCAGGGCTCCAACACCATCGGCGCCAAACTGGGGCCGGCGCTGGTCAGGGGCATGCTGGAAGAGGAAGGCATCCGGGGGATTCGCCAGGTTCCGGGCGAGCGTGAAAACGAAGTGCATATCGAGGGCCAGGACGCCCAGGGCCGTGCCGTGCGCATCGAGCTGGCCGCCCACGGCTCCTCCACGGGGTTCAGTGCCCTCGGTGACGGCAGCGCCGACCTGGCGGCCTCCTCGCGCCCCATCAAGGACGCCGAGGCACAGGCCCTCAGCGCCTTCGGCGACCTGCGCAGCCCCTACTCGGAGCAGGTGATCGCCATCGACGGGCTGGCCATTATCCTGCACCCCGGCAACCCGCTGCGGGCGCTGAGCACTGCCCAGCTGGCGGCGGTATTCGCCGGCGAGGTGAGCACCTGGGAAGAACTGGGAAGCCAGGGAGGCGCCATCCGCCTCTATGCCCGGGATGACCAGTCCGGTACCTACGACACCTTCAAGGAGCTGGTGCTGGCCCGCCAGGGCAAGTCGCTGGCGGCCGGCGCCCAACGCTTCGAATCCAGCGACCGGTTGTCCGCCGCGGTCAGCGCCGATCCCCAGGGCATCGGCTTCGTCGGCCTGGCGTCCATCGGCCAGGCCAGGGCGCTGGCCATCGTCGACGGCGAGTCCCAGCCCATGGCCCCCAGCACCGACCTGATCGCCACCGAGGACTATCCCCTGTCGCGCCGGCTCTACCTCTACATGAAGCCCGGCGAGCAGAACCCCTGGGCCGATGCGCTGCTGCGCTTCGCGCAGAGCCCCCCTGGCCAGGCGATCGTGGAACGGAGCGGGTTCATCGCCCAGCAGGTGGGCGCCGTCCGCATGGCGCCGCGCGCCGACATGCCGGAGGACTACCGCACCCTGGCCACCGAAGCCGAGCGCCTGTCGGTGAACTTCCGCTTCCAGGAAGGCAGTGCCAGCCTCGACAACAAGGCCCTTCGGGATGTGCAACGGCTGGTGGACTACCTGAAGCAGCGCGGCAAGCTGCAACGCAAGGTGGTGCTGGTGGGCTTCGGCGATGCCAAGGCGGATCCGCAGCGGGCCGAACTGCTGTCCCGCCTCCGGGCGATGGCGGTACGCCGGGAACTGGCCAAGGGCGGCGTGGCACTCAAGGACGTGAAGGGATTCGGCGACGTGCTGCCAGTGGCGGCCAACTCGGCCGAGGATGGGCGGAATCGTAATCGCCGGGTCGAGGTCTGGGTGTACTGA
- a CDS encoding YegP family protein — MSGWFELRKNSGGTWRLRLKAADAQTLLDTGVYPDRGAAESAIASFRENCAHEERYVRRIDSSGKNYFKLRCVRKEIIARSHLYDSESTLQQAIETIMRVGQTQVVKEA; from the coding sequence ATGAGTGGTTGGTTCGAGCTGCGCAAGAACAGCGGTGGCACCTGGCGCCTGCGTTTGAAGGCGGCCGATGCCCAGACCCTGCTGGACACCGGGGTGTACCCGGACCGTGGCGCTGCGGAGAGCGCCATCGCCAGCTTCCGTGAGAACTGTGCCCATGAGGAGCGCTACGTGCGGCGCATCGATTCCAGTGGCAAGAACTATTTCAAGCTGCGCTGCGTCAGGAAGGAAATCATCGCCCGCAGCCACCTCTACGATTCCGAGTCGACCCTGCAGCAGGCCATCGAGACCATCATGCGGGTCGGCCAGACCCAGGTGGTGAAGGAAGCCTGA
- the xthA gene encoding exodeoxyribonuclease III: protein MKIVSFNINGLRARPHQLEALIAKHQPDVIGLQETKVADDQFPEAEIRQLGYHVHYHGQKGHYGVALLSRQEPLSLSKGFPGDTEDAQRRFIYGTFADAQGNPVTVMNGYFPQGESRDHPVKFPAKERFYADLQGLLENQFQPSQPLVVMGDINISPEDCDIGIGEVNRKRWLKTGKCSFLPEEREWLERLKGWGLVDSFRHLNPEVNDRFSWFDYRSRGFEDEPKRGLRIDVILASQPLQARFRDAGIDYDLRGMDKPSDHAPIWLELA, encoded by the coding sequence ATGAAGATCGTTTCTTTCAATATCAACGGCCTGCGCGCCCGGCCCCATCAGTTGGAGGCGCTGATCGCCAAGCACCAGCCGGACGTGATCGGCCTGCAGGAAACCAAGGTGGCCGACGACCAGTTCCCGGAGGCGGAAATCCGCCAGCTCGGCTACCACGTCCACTACCACGGCCAGAAGGGCCACTACGGCGTCGCCCTGCTCTCCCGCCAGGAGCCGCTGTCGCTGTCCAAGGGCTTTCCCGGGGATACCGAGGATGCGCAACGCCGCTTCATCTACGGCACCTTCGCCGATGCCCAGGGCAACCCGGTCACGGTGATGAACGGCTACTTCCCCCAGGGTGAAAGCCGTGACCACCCCGTCAAGTTTCCCGCCAAGGAGCGTTTCTACGCGGACCTGCAAGGCCTGCTGGAAAACCAGTTCCAGCCCAGCCAGCCACTGGTGGTGATGGGGGACATCAACATCTCGCCGGAAGACTGCGACATCGGCATCGGCGAAGTGAACCGCAAGCGCTGGCTGAAGACCGGCAAATGCAGCTTCCTGCCGGAGGAGCGCGAATGGCTGGAGCGCCTGAAGGGCTGGGGCCTGGTGGACAGTTTCCGCCACCTCAATCCCGAGGTGAACGACCGCTTCAGCTGGTTCGACTACCGCAGCCGGGGCTTCGAGGATGAACCCAAGCGCGGACTGCGCATCGACGTGATCCTGGCCAGCCAGCCGCTCCAGGCGCGCTTTCGGGACGCCGGTATCGACTACGACCTGCGCGGCATGGACAAACCCTCGGATCATGCGCCGATCTGGCTGGAACTGGCCTGA
- a CDS encoding GNAT family N-acetyltransferase: MPGYVPNAPVEVRMLDGGYAREARSLLYHAYRHEPTFAYLFESERPGYDQRVRATVRELVQQHFLQELPAIGLLIEDRLVGIALIAPPQRRLDITESWAWRLRMLLSTGFACTRRYLDYHEAVLACLPPGPYHVLPLLGIHPQFQGRHLGEKLLEALHEWCAADDSSQGVVLDTGNARYLEFYKRQGYEEVGEVALGSVVEHVFFHPNPRPLIRASG, translated from the coding sequence ATGCCTGGCTACGTTCCCAACGCGCCGGTGGAGGTGCGCATGCTCGATGGCGGCTATGCCCGAGAAGCGCGTTCGCTGCTCTATCACGCCTATCGCCATGAACCCACCTTCGCCTACCTGTTCGAATCCGAGCGCCCCGGCTATGACCAGCGGGTACGCGCCACGGTGCGGGAACTGGTGCAGCAGCATTTTCTCCAGGAGTTGCCGGCCATCGGCCTGCTGATCGAGGACCGCCTGGTAGGCATCGCCCTGATCGCCCCTCCCCAGCGGCGCCTGGACATCACCGAAAGCTGGGCATGGCGCCTGCGCATGCTGCTGAGCACCGGTTTCGCCTGCACCCGCCGCTACCTGGACTACCACGAAGCGGTGCTCGCCTGCCTGCCGCCCGGCCCCTACCACGTGCTGCCGCTGCTGGGCATCCATCCCCAGTTCCAGGGGCGCCACCTGGGGGAGAAACTGCTGGAGGCGCTGCACGAGTGGTGCGCCGCCGATGACAGCTCCCAGGGCGTGGTACTGGACACCGGCAACGCCCGCTACCTGGAGTTCTACAAGCGGCAGGGTTACGAGGAAGTGGGCGAGGTGGCCCTGGGGTCGGTGGTGGAGCACGTGTTCTTCCACCCCAACCCGCGCCCCCTGATCCGGGCCAGCGGCTGA
- a CDS encoding autotransporter assembly complex protein TamA — MNFCQGLRGPLLLGLLCTMNPALAKATLDVKIEPANGALKANIEAFIGSISDRDEEALRRFRRSAQEQASQAAQALGYYQAEIRSRVKGGKDPVLLVRVVPGEPVRLRNVAVRIEGEASSLGAFRVPQSKALSPGAQLNHGAYEDAKKLIQNQGLRYGFFDGRFTRQRLDIDPRAGVADIELVYDSGPRYSLGGVSFEGETPFDADLLSRLVPFPANTPYDSDEVAKLSQNLQASGYFEEVRVDASPVKGQGRLIPVKVRLTPAKPRTLGLGVGFSTDVGPRARANWTRHWINAQGHRLGAETEVSPVRQSLGTWYEIPLDPPLTDTLRFTSGVQRENLVDVDSRRVTLGGQWQSKLPDDWQRVISLRWEQETFDYGDGSDDGRSSFLIPGISYGVTRSDHKLDPSQGYSLQFDVRGAKEGILSDTDFTYASVMAKGLYTLPGGHRLLGRVQTGGIATTDFEAIPPSLRFFAGGDQSVRGYDYQTLSPEDNNGKKVGGRYLLVGSAEYQYPIAEKWRLAAFVDRGNAMDSLSAAMKTGAGLGVRWVSPVGPIRLDLAKALDDPGGFRIHFSMGPEL; from the coding sequence ATGAATTTCTGCCAAGGATTGCGCGGCCCGCTGTTGCTGGGCCTGCTCTGCACGATGAATCCGGCCCTGGCCAAGGCCACGCTGGATGTGAAGATCGAACCCGCCAATGGCGCGTTGAAGGCCAATATCGAGGCCTTCATCGGCTCCATCTCCGATCGCGACGAAGAAGCATTGCGACGCTTTCGCCGCTCCGCCCAGGAGCAGGCAAGCCAGGCCGCCCAGGCCCTGGGCTACTACCAGGCGGAGATCCGCAGCCGGGTGAAGGGCGGCAAGGACCCCGTATTGCTGGTGCGGGTGGTGCCCGGTGAGCCGGTGCGCCTGCGCAACGTGGCGGTGCGGATCGAGGGGGAGGCCAGTAGCCTGGGGGCGTTCCGGGTGCCACAGAGCAAGGCGCTCAGCCCGGGGGCGCAACTCAATCACGGTGCCTACGAGGACGCCAAGAAGCTGATCCAGAACCAGGGGCTGCGCTACGGCTTCTTCGACGGCCGCTTCACCCGGCAGCGCCTGGACATCGATCCCCGCGCCGGCGTTGCCGACATCGAGCTGGTCTACGACAGCGGGCCGCGCTACAGCCTCGGCGGCGTCAGCTTCGAGGGCGAGACCCCGTTCGACGCCGACCTCCTGTCGCGCTTGGTGCCTTTCCCGGCCAACACCCCCTACGACTCGGACGAGGTGGCCAAGCTGAGCCAGAACCTCCAGGCCAGCGGCTACTTCGAGGAAGTGCGGGTGGACGCCAGCCCGGTGAAGGGACAGGGCCGACTGATCCCCGTGAAGGTTCGACTGACACCCGCCAAACCGCGCACCCTGGGCCTTGGCGTCGGCTTCTCCACCGACGTCGGTCCGCGCGCCCGGGCCAACTGGACCCGGCACTGGATCAACGCCCAGGGTCATCGTCTCGGGGCCGAGACCGAGGTATCACCGGTGCGGCAGAGCCTTGGCACCTGGTACGAGATTCCCCTGGACCCGCCGCTGACCGACACCCTGCGCTTCACCTCCGGCGTGCAGCGGGAAAACCTGGTGGACGTCGACAGCCGTCGCGTCACCCTGGGTGGGCAGTGGCAATCGAAGCTGCCCGACGACTGGCAACGGGTGATCTCCCTGCGCTGGGAGCAGGAAACCTTCGACTACGGCGATGGCAGTGACGATGGCCGCAGCAGTTTCCTCATTCCCGGCATCAGTTATGGCGTGACCCGCAGCGACCACAAGCTGGACCCCAGCCAGGGCTATTCCCTGCAGTTCGATGTGCGCGGCGCCAAGGAGGGCATCCTGTCCGATACCGACTTCACCTATGCCAGCGTCATGGCCAAGGGGCTCTACACGCTTCCCGGTGGCCATCGGTTGCTGGGCCGGGTGCAGACCGGCGGCATCGCCACCACCGACTTCGAGGCGATTCCGCCCTCCCTGCGTTTCTTCGCCGGGGGTGACCAGAGCGTGCGCGGCTACGACTACCAGACCCTTTCGCCGGAGGACAACAACGGCAAGAAAGTGGGCGGTCGCTACCTGCTGGTGGGCAGCGCCGAGTACCAGTACCCCATCGCCGAGAAGTGGCGCCTGGCCGCCTTCGTCGATCGGGGCAACGCCATGGACTCCCTCAGCGCCGCGATGAAGACCGGTGCGGGCCTGGGGGTTCGCTGGGTGTCGCCGGTGGGGCCGATCCGCCTCGACCTGGCCAAGGCCCTCGATGATCCGGGAGGCTTCCGCATCCACTTCTCCATGGGGCCGGAACTGTGA